A genomic stretch from Cydia amplana chromosome 1, ilCydAmpl1.1, whole genome shotgun sequence includes:
- the LOC134654570 gene encoding LOW QUALITY PROTEIN: uncharacterized protein K02A2.6-like (The sequence of the model RefSeq protein was modified relative to this genomic sequence to represent the inferred CDS: substituted 1 base at 1 genomic stop codon), which translates to MSSNILGSLTAFDHNSQEWEIFKSRLVQYIKLNGVTEANKCALLLTHLSDETFRLVRNLVHPKKVEDSKFEELVAVLDKQLAPKRCIFAERAKFYEATRDVAENIEQWAARVSGLAVXCEFGASLDELLRDRFVLGLSVGPERDRLFEQDATLTFAKAVEVAQKAAYARSARTTSVPAAVVQVKQEPMYRVGTSRPGTGGSSDSRRCSVCGLKSHDASKCKYKNYRCQGCGQKGHLKKVCSAEKAKQCRVNCIQADLDGSAEVSQSAEGCKECELFNLRYVNYSPILLDVDLNDKTLTMELDCGSGASVISDKLYYKTFSDSKLKKCDLKMCFYNGHQVAPLGYFTTKITYFKQTHDIDIYVMEDGSRLGLLGRDFMTKFNMYFAIDKQRINFVSSESFQSELPRLLSEYSSLFNEDLGKFNKFQVELRLKDNATPKFFKPRTVPFAIKNRVEEEIDRLVGLGILVPVNFSKYATPIVPVLKENGKIKIAGDFSVTLNKDMIIDRYPMPRIEEVFARLGGGNRYTKLDLSNAYNQFVLSDDSQELTTINTSKGLYKYTRLVYGLANAPAIFQRTMETLLVGIEGVSCWLDDVCIMRYTGSTKFDSNVRKGEDDDKYTWFTSPPPSASPPSSPPLPLDPPPSPATVTQRSDSVSSQIESEECNTELQVEKEAEQSSGPDVEPASSSVADSAPAPPLRVGPTLRPRTKKIDYTL; encoded by the exons ATGTCGAGTAATATCCTCGGAAGTTTAACCGCGTTTGACCACAATTCCCAGGAATGGGAGATTTTTAAAAGCAGATTAGTACAATATATTAAGTTAAATGGGGTGACGGAGGCAAATAAGTGTGCCTTGCTTTTAACTCACTTAAGTGACGAGACATTCCGACTGGTGAGGAACTTAGTGCATCCGAAGAAGGTCGAGGATTCTAAGTTCGAGGAGCTAGTAGCAGTGTTAGATAAACAATTAGCGCCAAAACGTTGTATTTTCGCCGAACGGGCGAAATTTTATGAGGCGACGCGTGACGTTGCAGAAAACATCGAACAATGGGCGGCTCGAGTAAGTGGACTTGCAGTATGATGCGAGTTTGGAGCCTCCTTGGATGAGCTGCTTAGGGACAGATTCGTGCTGGGGCTGAGCGTAGGCCCAGAGCGCGACCGGCTGTTCGAGCAGGATGCCACGTTGACGTTCGCGAAGGCCGTGGAAGTGGCCCAGAAGGCTGCGTATGCCAGGAGCGCACGTACTACGTCTGTTCCAGCTGCCGTCGTGCAAGTCAAGCAGGAGCCGATGTACCGGGTTGGTACAAGTCGCCCTGGTACCGGGGGGTCCTCGGACTCTCGACGCTGCTCCGTGTGCGGCCTTAAGAGCCACGACGccagtaaatgtaaatacaagaACTACCGCTGCCAGGGGTGTGGACAAAAAGGGCATCTAAAAAAGGTGTGCAGCGCTGAGAAGGCAAAACAGTGTCGTGTTAACTGCATTCAAGCTGACCTCGACGGATCAGCTGAGGTCTCTCAGAGTGCTGAAGGTTGCAAGGAGTGCGAGCTATTTAATTTAAGGTACGTTAACTATTCACCAATATTATTGGATGTGGACCTTAACGATAAAACCTTAACAATGGAACTTGATTGCGGTTCAGGCGCGAGTGTGATAAgtgataaattatattataaaacctTTTCGGACTCTAAATTAAAGAAATGCGATTTAAAAATGTGTTTCTACAATGGTCATCAAGTCGCGCCACTGGGCTATTTCACTacaaaaataacatattttaaaCAAACGCACGACATAGATATTTATGTAATGGAGGATGGTAGTCGTTTAGGTCTATTGGGCCGTGATTTTATGACCAAATTTAACATGTACTTTGCAATTGATAAACAAAGAATTAATTTTGTTAGTTCGGAATCGTTTCAAAGTGAGCTACCGCGGTTGCTAAGCGAATATTCGAGCCTTTTCAATGAAGACTTAGGAAAATTTAACAAATTTCAAGTAGAATTGAGATTAAAAGATAATGCTACGCCTAAATTCTTTAAACCTCGTACGGTCCCTTTTGCTATTAAAAATAGGGTAGAGGAAGAAATTGATAGGCTTGTTGGTTTAGGTATATTGGTACCCGTAAATTTTTCTAAATATGCGACACCTATAGTGCCGGTTTTAAAGGAAAACGGTAAAATAAAGATAGCGGGTGATTTTTCCGTAACGCTCAATAAAGATATGATAATAGATAGGTATCCTATGCCCCGTATCGAAGAGGTGTTTGCGCGGCTCGGTGGCGGTAACCGTTATACGAAACTCGACCTTAGTAACGCATATAATCAATTCGTTCTATCAGACGACTCACAAGAGCTCACTACTATAAATACATCAAAAGGGTTATACAAGTATACGAGGCTCGTGTATGGACTAGCTAACGCGCCGGCTATTTTCCAACGCACAATGGAGACACTCCTAGTAGGTATAGAAGGAGTCAGCTGTTGGCTCGATGACGTATGC ATTATGAGGTATACGGGGAGCAcaaaatttgacagcaatgtaAGAAAAGGTGAGGACGATGACAAGTATACGTGGTTCACTTCGCCACCGCCCTCGGCATCGCCGCCATCTTCGCCACCGTTACCACTTGATCCGCCTCCTTCTCCAGCGACTGTCACTCAGCGGTCGGATTCAGTTTCCAGTCAAATAGAAAGTGAGGAGTGTAACACAGAGTTACAGGTGGAAAAAGAGGCGGAGCAGAGTTCCGGTCCGGATGTGGAACCTGCATCCTCATCCGTCGCGGATAGCGCCCCCGCGCCGCCGCTACGGGTGGGCCCCACCTTGAGGCCTAGAACTAAGAAAATAGACTATACCTTGTAA